The Leptospira ryugenii genome includes the window AATACACCTAACTCAGCGAGTATTGCATTGCCATTTTGGTCTTGTTTTGGACTCAAAGTACAGGACTGGACTAGAAAACTAAGGATAACAAAAAGTAGAGAAATTCTCTCATTCATAAGAGTATTCCTCGATCTCTTTTACAGGATTTGCCGCAAGGCCTCCAATGACAATTACCTTACCCGATGGCAATCGAATGGTCTGGCTGTCAATCCTAGGAACGAGCATCCGTGAACCTAGTGTAAATCTATTATTGGGAATATCATAATAATCAATGCGCGGAACATAGGTGCCATCAGCTTCCCCGCCGAACAAAATGATTTTTTCTTCAGCAAATGCAATAGGTGAGAATTTGGTTCGAATCGTCGAAAAGGAAGCTGCTAGAGAAAATGCACTTTCATTCTTTAACAGACGTTCTGTGGTAGGCACAGCGCCAAAAGCGAGGATGCGGTCGGAAAACTCCTCCACAAAGAAAGTAGAACGATTGAGACGAAGTTCGTAGCGAGGAACCACAGTAAAATTTCCACTTTGTTCATCAAAAACTTCTGTCTCACGAATGTACTCATCACTTAATATCTTTCGCAATCCACCAAAGGCATAGACATTTCCATCGGCTAACTTCTTGAAGACAAAATCTCTCCTAGGATATTGTAAATTTCCAGTGGAGGACATCGTGTTTGTATTTGGATCATACACTTCAGCTAAATTCGTACTCAAAAATGGTGAGGCATTTTCAATTAATATCCCACCAGCAATCAAGACTTTACCCGAAGCAAGGAGAATGGCTGCGTGGTCCATACGACCTGTGATTAAATTTGGACCATTTGAAAATGTATTTGTAGCTGGATCAAAAATTTCTGTTGTATTGATGGTATCTCCTGCACTCTGACTTGTATTCCGATCACCGCCTGCGATAAAAACTCGGCCATCATTTAACAAGGTTGCTGTGAAACGTCTCCTCCCCGTTGTTAAATTTCCAACGCTAACGCTGGACTTCGTATTAGGATTGTATAGTTCGCAAAGGTTGCTCACACCAGAGCCTGTAACACCTCCGATCGTTAGGATTTGACCAGAGGGAAGAAGAACACTCACAGCCTGGGATCTGGCGGTCTGCATCTCACCAGCAAACTTGAAACCATAGACTTGGAATTGTAGGTTTGGTACTTGCAAAGCATTCCCAGCAGTATCCAATATATTTTGAAAGGAAAGAACCAAGATACCACCAGTAGACGAGGGCAGACCTGTAAAAAAAAGACGGTACAAATTGCCCGAAATAGGGAATACACTTGATAAACGAAGTGTTCCGAGCGATTGACCATTTAAAGAATAGGAGGAAAGAAGATTTGCATTCTGTACGGTCTCATTGAAAGAAACATCCAAATACCCTTGGTTAAAAAAAGATGAATCTAAAATAGTTCCGAATACACTTTGTACGGTTGGTGCCTCTGGATCAAAGTTAACCTCCAATCGTGAGGGATTAAATGATTTGCCAAGCAAACGGGAAACTGATTCTAACTGAACCACATAAGTTCCGCGAGCTAAATCTTTCGGAAGTTGGATTTTAAATTCTGACGCACTTACTTCTTCTATCTTTGCCGTAACGAGATCTCCATTGGACTGGTTTCTAATTTCTAGGAGTGGAATTGTTTGTTTGGTCCATACAGCTTCCGAGCTTCTAACAGCAATCTCACGGGCAGAGATCGCTGAACCTAAGGAAGGATTGCTGGTCAGGAGTATATTGGGAAACAGAAGTCTAGAACCAATCTCTGAAAGGAAAATTTGATCCTGGCCACTTCGCCCACCCTCTAGCAATCCTTGGCATTGGAACAGGAAAAGAGACAATAAAATAGTTACAGACTTCTTACTGCGCAATTTGCAACCTCTGTGCCGGTTGGTTACCAGTTAAGATCAAAATATCACGATTACCGAGGGTATGCACCGTGGTGCAAGAACTACGGTAAGGAAGTGTACCAACAGTATATACCTTAGAATTACTCAGATTTAAAGATTCAATACTGGAGGCAAAGCCTGAATCTGTATTCCCTCCGATGGCAAGGATTTGGTTTTGGTTCCAAAACGAAAAACCAGCAAAGTATCTTTGTTCCGTGAAGTTAGCTAAATAAGTATTGGAACCATCGGCATTGATCCTTTCGATGGCGGTGATTTTATCTAGATTCCCACCACCTAAGACATAAAACTGATCTGCACCGTCTCTCAGTAGGCTATGGAAACGTCTGGTATTTGCCAAAAGGACAGGGTGTTCCGTGCTCGCAGTAACTGAAGAAGAATCATAGTATTCAAAGGAATTGGAATGAAAACTCTGGCTTCTGATACCTAAGGTCACAAGTATCCTTCCCTTAGAATCTGTCCCTACTTCCAATCCATCCCGACCAATTGCAATTTTCTTTACATTCACAAAATCATTAGTAGACGGATCAAAACGGTCGACTCGATCCAAATACGCAAGGGAGTTGGCGGCAGAGGGATGGCCTCTTCCCCCTAGGATATATAAAAATCCATCTCCTGCCCAAGCTGATTTATGGCCTGCGCGGACTTGTGCAGGTAGCATCCTTCGCACAGGTGCCACAGTACCAGAAGGATCAATCAATTCAAAATCAGATAGATAATTAGCTAAATTGCTACCAGGACCGAGAAGACCTGCCACTACAATGATCCGACCATCTGACAGTCGATTGGCGGTAAAATCGGATCTCTTTTGGTTCAAAACTTGAGGAAATACAGTGAATTGATTGGTAGCTGGATCAAAAATTTCTATCGAGGACAAAGTGTCTTGGGGACTAGAATCGGGTATGATGCCCCCAATGATCATTACCTTTCCATCACTCAGAGTTACCAATCTAGGGTAACAGCGAGCTACATTAAGAGAGGGCAATATATTTACCTTGGGTTGGAAATAATTGAATGCTTTGTTTTGTAATTCCCTACCAGCAAAATCTTTTATATTGCTAATCGAAAATTGCAATCGATCGAAGGATCTTTGGGGTTTGCCCGACAATACAAGTCGGTAGCTTTTACTACTTAAGGAAAGTACATTAATGATGGTAACATCTGAGGAAACCGGTGCCGAGAATGAATAATTGCTTTTAAGACTAGCCCCTTCTACCGGCTCTGAAAAGGTCAGATCCAAAAACCCATCGTCTAAAAAAACAGGAAAGTCTCCTTCTTTAAAATTTAAAGTGACCGTTGGTGCACCTTGGTCTATCACATAACTAAAGATAAATTCTCTTTCTTCTTGGCCAAACCTTCCCAAAAAAGTAGTCCGTTTGAGTTTGATGCGCAAAAGTCCTTCTTCCGCCTTTCCTGCCAATGCCAATCGATATTCTTTTGTACTTACTTGCTCAAAAGACTCAAGACTTAGGCTACCTTTCGCCTCCCCATCTATTTCCCAATCGGATTTGCCCAAGGGTCGCAAAGGTTCCATTGGCAAAAATATACGTAGAGATGGTAATTCATTTAGAATTGAACTGATTTGAGGTTGAGAGCTTGCCTCCATTGAGGCTCCTAAACCCAAAAGTTCTGTTAATACAACTGTTTGGTTGGGATTAGAGGAACAGCTCAAAGATAGAGCAAAGCAAAAGAGGGTTAAATGTTTAAAACCTAATTTCATAGGAGGCTTCGTACCTGTGATTTCCAAGGGCCATGGGATAGATTTCAGATCTAGCCTCTCGAGTCATGTAAAACGAAAACCTTTGTTTTGGTTCTTCTGCAACTTTGGGGAACAGAGCTAAATCGGCAATGTTCCAGAAATAAAACAAGCCAAACAAAAGACTGGAGGTTTCGAAATTGGATCTTGCTTCGTTTAATGCTCTTTCTCTTGGTTCTAATAGGATAGAATTGATTACAAAAGATTCACCAAACCTTGTGCTAGGCGGGAGACCAACAAAGGAATCATAATTTTTCTTTGCGTCTTGGTATTTTAA containing:
- a CDS encoding Kelch repeat-containing protein, encoding MSLFLFQCQGLLEGGRSGQDQIFLSEIGSRLLFPNILLTSNPSLGSAISAREIAVRSSEAVWTKQTIPLLEIRNQSNGDLVTAKIEEVSASEFKIQLPKDLARGTYVVQLESVSRLLGKSFNPSRLEVNFDPEAPTVQSVFGTILDSSFFNQGYLDVSFNETVQNANLLSSYSLNGQSLGTLRLSSVFPISGNLYRLFFTGLPSSTGGILVLSFQNILDTAGNALQVPNLQFQVYGFKFAGEMQTARSQAVSVLLPSGQILTIGGVTGSGVSNLCELYNPNTKSSVSVGNLTTGRRRFTATLLNDGRVFIAGGDRNTSQSAGDTINTTEIFDPATNTFSNGPNLITGRMDHAAILLASGKVLIAGGILIENASPFLSTNLAEVYDPNTNTMSSTGNLQYPRRDFVFKKLADGNVYAFGGLRKILSDEYIRETEVFDEQSGNFTVVPRYELRLNRSTFFVEEFSDRILAFGAVPTTERLLKNESAFSLAASFSTIRTKFSPIAFAEEKIILFGGEADGTYVPRIDYYDIPNNRFTLGSRMLVPRIDSQTIRLPSGKVIVIGGLAANPVKEIEEYSYE
- a CDS encoding kelch-like protein, with the protein product MKLGFKHLTLFCFALSLSCSSNPNQTVVLTELLGLGASMEASSQPQISSILNELPSLRIFLPMEPLRPLGKSDWEIDGEAKGSLSLESFEQVSTKEYRLALAGKAEEGLLRIKLKRTTFLGRFGQEEREFIFSYVIDQGAPTVTLNFKEGDFPVFLDDGFLDLTFSEPVEGASLKSNYSFSAPVSSDVTIINVLSLSSKSYRLVLSGKPQRSFDRLQFSISNIKDFAGRELQNKAFNYFQPKVNILPSLNVARCYPRLVTLSDGKVMIIGGIIPDSSPQDTLSSIEIFDPATNQFTVFPQVLNQKRSDFTANRLSDGRIIVVAGLLGPGSNLANYLSDFELIDPSGTVAPVRRMLPAQVRAGHKSAWAGDGFLYILGGRGHPSAANSLAYLDRVDRFDPSTNDFVNVKKIAIGRDGLEVGTDSKGRILVTLGIRSQSFHSNSFEYYDSSSVTASTEHPVLLANTRRFHSLLRDGADQFYVLGGGNLDKITAIERINADGSNTYLANFTEQRYFAGFSFWNQNQILAIGGNTDSGFASSIESLNLSNSKVYTVGTLPYRSSCTTVHTLGNRDILILTGNQPAQRLQIAQ